GCAGACGATGAGGACCTTGTGGCAATAGGGGACTTGGATGAACAGGGGGAAGTGATCCTTACAGGGGATAACTCCCCTGTGTGGAGTGAAGAGCCTGATGAAGACCCCTGTAGTTCTTGCCCTGGTTGTTCTGCCCACCCTCCTGTCGATATGGTTTCCCTTAATGGGGATACTGTCTGGATAGACCGCTTGGCAACTCCTTCCGATTTGACCCGATATCAGGAATTTTCCACCAAGGAAGATGAGGCCATGAGGGTTTGCAGGGAAAAGATTAGTATGCACAAGCTTGACATGAAACTTGTGACTGCACATTTTTTGCTCGGGGAACCAAAAATAATATTTTTCTTTACCGCTGATGTCAGGGTCGACTTCCGCGAACTTGTGAAAGATTTGGTCTCGGTGTTCAGGATTCGTATTGAACTCCGCCAGATTGGAGTCCGTGATGAAAGTCGTGTGCTCGGTGGCCTTGCCGTTTGCGGGAGGGACTATTGCTGCCATAGCGTTACCGATAAATTGAATCCAGTCTCAATAAAGATGGCAAAGGAGCAGAATCTTTCTCTCAATTCCATGAAAATCTCAGGTCCCTGCGGACGGTTGCTGTGTTGCCTTTCCTATGAATTTGATTTCTATGTGGAAGAAAAACAGAAATATCCTGCAGAAGGAAGCCGGCTGAAAGTAGGTTATGACTTGATGAAAGTAACAGAGGTGAACATTCTTTCAAAAAAGATATCGCTATCAGGATCGGAAGGAAGAATGCTTTCCATCCCCTGTGAAGCGGTTTTTTTCAGTGAAGAAAACAGCCGATGGGAGATAACTGACGAGTATGCAAGTGAATTTTTGTCAAATTGAAATAAAGCATTGTATTGACCGATTTTACAGTCTGTGATATTTTGTTAGACCGTCGGCCATGACCGACGAACCTATAATTCAAGAGTGAAAATACGTATTCAAGGTAATATGTTTGGAGGTGTTACGTGATTAACAAGTCTGCTGAGAAAAGAGAGCGGCAAAATAGCGTTCGTAGAATGAGGAACCGTGCTGCAAAGAGTACTATGCGCACTGCAATCAAAAAGTTTGATGCTGCCATTGTTGCCGGTGACAAGGACGCTGCCGCTTCTGCAATGGATTTAAGCTTCAAATTGCTTGATTCCACTGCAAGCAAGGGAATCATCCATAG
The sequence above is a segment of the Sphaerochaeta pleomorpha str. Grapes genome. Coding sequences within it:
- a CDS encoding PSP1 domain-containing protein; translation: MKKDRLRACESAPAQNRPSTAYIYLVKNPSSNEISVCAWDSVLYPGTSVVSPTRYGLDLGVVVASADKIGREYEKGNDQIQGACLHGGCCSPADDEDLVAIGDLDEQGEVILTGDNSPVWSEEPDEDPCSSCPGCSAHPPVDMVSLNGDTVWIDRLATPSDLTRYQEFSTKEDEAMRVCREKISMHKLDMKLVTAHFLLGEPKIIFFFTADVRVDFRELVKDLVSVFRIRIELRQIGVRDESRVLGGLAVCGRDYCCHSVTDKLNPVSIKMAKEQNLSLNSMKISGPCGRLLCCLSYEFDFYVEEKQKYPAEGSRLKVGYDLMKVTEVNILSKKISLSGSEGRMLSIPCEAVFFSEENSRWEITDEYASEFLSN
- the rpsT gene encoding 30S ribosomal protein S20, whose product is MINKSAEKRERQNSVRRMRNRAAKSTMRTAIKKFDAAIVAGDKDAAASAMDLSFKLLDSTASKGIIHSNTASRKKARLHARFNKLNKEQTAVQA